Proteins encoded by one window of Cyanobium sp. NS01:
- a CDS encoding sulfotransferase family protein, whose amino-acid sequence MTIFVLRPSRQGQKVTRRILKGFGLAVSEASPEVEGAAGYDTFMGVGLAGQYQDLAQRYPSSRFILLRSRGSDGQSPTATQGITAFCEEVECFFAAQPGRLLAVALPSPEAKAALKQFLGLPDPDPVVVLSQSRAARRLRQQRRRRSRSKLFCIGFHKTGTTSLERALEYLGYRVIGRRRLKGLHSHHELLEACCNLVPRYNAFQDNPWPLFYRELDARFPGSKFILTVRPPEAWLQSQVKHFGSKVSTMRQWIYGKGCSKGNEGVYLKRYNEHNAEVIDYFRDRPRDLLVLDLTAGAGWPELCNFLGYPIPSVPFPRSNTAADRKERDSLKDAWIVPGKTP is encoded by the coding sequence ATGACAATCTTTGTGCTGCGTCCTTCACGGCAGGGCCAGAAGGTCACGCGTCGCATTCTGAAGGGTTTTGGGTTGGCCGTCAGCGAGGCCTCCCCGGAGGTAGAGGGGGCGGCGGGTTACGACACGTTCATGGGTGTAGGGCTGGCTGGGCAGTATCAAGATCTCGCACAACGTTACCCCTCCAGTCGTTTCATTCTTCTCCGCAGCCGTGGCAGCGATGGGCAGAGCCCTACCGCCACCCAGGGCATCACTGCTTTTTGCGAGGAGGTTGAGTGTTTTTTTGCGGCCCAGCCTGGAAGGCTGCTTGCTGTTGCGCTGCCGAGCCCTGAGGCGAAGGCAGCATTGAAACAGTTTCTGGGGCTGCCGGACCCTGATCCGGTGGTTGTGCTCTCCCAGAGCCGGGCCGCAAGGCGTCTGAGGCAACAGCGCCGCCGCCGCTCCAGATCCAAGCTCTTCTGTATAGGTTTTCATAAAACTGGCACAACCAGCCTGGAGCGAGCCCTTGAATATCTGGGCTACCGAGTGATTGGTCGAAGACGGCTCAAGGGGCTTCACAGCCACCACGAACTTCTGGAGGCGTGCTGTAATCTTGTGCCTCGCTATAATGCCTTCCAGGATAATCCGTGGCCACTGTTCTACCGAGAATTGGATGCCAGATTTCCAGGTAGTAAATTCATTCTCACTGTGCGTCCCCCCGAGGCCTGGTTGCAAAGCCAGGTGAAGCACTTTGGTTCAAAAGTGTCAACTATGCGACAATGGATCTATGGAAAGGGATGTTCCAAGGGGAATGAGGGCGTCTATCTTAAGCGCTACAATGAGCACAATGCTGAGGTGATTGACTATTTTCGAGATCGCCCAAGGGACTTGCTTGTGCTTGATCTTACGGCCGGGGCTGGCTGGCCCGAACTCTGCAACTTTCTAGGCTATCCAATACCCTCTGTGCCGTTTCCCCGTTCCAATACAGCCGCCGATCGTAAGGAGCGCGACAGCCTCAAAGACGCGTGGATTGTCCCTGGGAAAACTCCCTAG